A region from the Variovorax sp. RKNM96 genome encodes:
- a CDS encoding ABC transporter substrate-binding protein, producing MKSLMLILTRGALAAALTACGVASVFAADLKVGLSVSLSGPNSSLGVPYAKGMQAALAYKPEINGRKVQLIVLDDGSDPTTAGRNARKLIEEDKVDVLMGTSGVPAAIAMAQVGKEAKTPMIGLTPILLDPNENPWVMTVAQPTQLMIDAVVERMKRNNVKTVGYIGFTDAWGDLVYDALMKAAPGAGIKVVSNERYARADASVTGQVLKIVALRPDAVMTGGAGTPGALPFLALQERGYKGGVYGQHGLINPDFVRVVGAAGQNALMPTGPVIVAEQLPDGYPTKKIATDFRAVFQKVNNAPTSDAFSAYSFDGWLVFADAASRAMKKAEPGTAEFRVALRDAIFSTKEVVGTHGVYTFKPGSLYGVDERARVIVKLDNGQWKLAP from the coding sequence ATGAAGAGCCTGATGCTGATCTTGACGCGCGGTGCCCTCGCCGCGGCGCTGACCGCCTGTGGCGTTGCGAGCGTTTTCGCAGCCGATCTGAAGGTCGGCCTGAGCGTGTCGCTCTCGGGGCCGAACTCCTCGCTGGGCGTGCCCTATGCGAAGGGCATGCAGGCGGCGCTCGCCTACAAGCCCGAGATCAATGGCCGCAAGGTGCAGCTCATCGTGCTGGACGACGGCTCCGATCCGACCACGGCCGGGCGCAATGCGCGCAAGCTCATCGAGGAAGACAAGGTCGACGTGCTCATGGGTACCTCGGGCGTGCCGGCCGCCATCGCGATGGCTCAGGTCGGCAAGGAAGCGAAGACGCCGATGATCGGCCTCACGCCCATCCTGCTCGATCCGAACGAGAACCCGTGGGTGATGACGGTCGCGCAGCCCACGCAGCTGATGATCGACGCCGTGGTCGAGCGCATGAAGCGCAACAACGTGAAGACCGTGGGCTACATCGGCTTCACCGACGCGTGGGGCGACCTGGTGTACGACGCGCTCATGAAGGCCGCGCCCGGCGCCGGCATCAAGGTGGTGAGCAACGAGCGCTATGCGCGCGCCGATGCCTCGGTGACCGGCCAGGTGCTCAAGATCGTGGCGCTGCGCCCCGACGCGGTGATGACCGGCGGCGCCGGCACCCCGGGTGCGCTGCCGTTCCTCGCGCTGCAGGAGCGCGGCTACAAGGGCGGTGTGTACGGCCAGCACGGGCTCATCAACCCCGACTTCGTGCGCGTGGTCGGCGCAGCAGGGCAGAACGCGCTGATGCCCACCGGCCCGGTGATCGTCGCCGAGCAACTGCCGGACGGCTACCCCACCAAGAAGATCGCGACCGATTTTCGCGCGGTGTTCCAGAAGGTCAACAACGCGCCGACCAGCGATGCCTTCTCGGCCTATTCCTTCGATGGCTGGCTGGTGTTCGCCGACGCCGCTTCGCGCGCCATGAAGAAGGCCGAGCCGGGAACGGCCGAATTCCGCGTCGCATTGCGCGACGCCATCTTCAGCACCAAGGAAGTAGTGGGCACGCACGGCGTCTACACCTTCAAGCCCGGCAGCCTCTATGGCGTGGACGAACGCGCGCGCGTGATCGTCAAGCTCGACAACGGCCAATGGAAGCTCGCACCCTGA
- a CDS encoding branched-chain amino acid ABC transporter permease, translated as MTWDVALILITDGLANGAVYLLAGLGLVLIFSVTRVVFVPFGDIAAFAALSLAAFETGRVPATIGMVAVLAALALATEIGSLLRRGEGSRIPKAVLMWGVLPAIPCVLAWLAARPGVPVAVHIAVAVLLVVPIAPLLARVVFQPIADASVLVLLIVSLALHFLLSGLGLLFFGPEGSRTTPLTSAVFTLGGGFTVSGQVVLMVGAAIVLSGLFFLVFERTVAGKALRATAVNRVGARLVGIRPVRTALLAYGCASLLAGLIGVLIAPVTTMYYDSGFIIGLKAFVAAIIGGLVSYPMTAVGALAVGVVESFASFWSGAMKDVIVFSLLIPVLMLRSFMVTHSEEEEDEVDQ; from the coding sequence ATGACGTGGGACGTCGCGCTGATCCTCATCACCGATGGTCTCGCCAACGGTGCCGTCTATCTGCTGGCCGGGCTCGGGCTGGTGCTGATCTTCTCCGTGACGCGTGTGGTGTTCGTGCCGTTCGGCGACATCGCGGCCTTTGCGGCCCTGTCGCTGGCGGCTTTCGAAACCGGCCGCGTGCCGGCGACGATCGGCATGGTGGCTGTGCTCGCGGCGCTGGCGCTGGCGACCGAGATCGGCAGCCTGCTGCGGCGTGGCGAGGGCTCGCGCATTCCGAAGGCGGTGCTGATGTGGGGTGTGCTGCCCGCAATTCCCTGCGTGCTGGCGTGGCTTGCGGCGCGGCCCGGCGTGCCGGTGGCGGTGCATATCGCTGTGGCTGTGCTGCTGGTCGTGCCCATCGCGCCGCTGCTGGCACGGGTGGTGTTCCAGCCGATTGCCGATGCGTCGGTGCTGGTGCTGCTGATCGTGTCGCTCGCACTGCACTTCCTGCTCTCCGGCCTGGGGCTGCTGTTTTTCGGTCCTGAGGGTTCGCGCACCACGCCACTCACGAGCGCGGTGTTCACGCTCGGCGGCGGGTTCACGGTCAGCGGCCAGGTGGTGCTGATGGTGGGGGCTGCGATCGTGCTCAGCGGGTTGTTCTTCCTGGTGTTCGAGCGCACGGTGGCCGGCAAGGCGCTGCGCGCCACGGCCGTAAACCGTGTCGGCGCGCGGCTGGTCGGCATCCGGCCGGTGCGCACCGCGCTGCTGGCGTACGGCTGCGCGTCGCTGCTGGCTGGGCTCATCGGCGTGCTGATCGCGCCGGTGACGACCATGTACTACGACTCCGGTTTCATCATCGGCCTGAAGGCCTTCGTGGCCGCGATCATCGGCGGGCTCGTGAGCTATCCGATGACGGCCGTGGGCGCACTCGCGGTCGGCGTCGTGGAGAGCTTCGCCTCGTTCTGGAGCGGTGCGATGAAAGACGTGATCGTATTCAGCCTGCTCATCCCGGTGCTCATGCTGCGGTCCTTCATGGTGACCCATTCGGAAGAGGAAGAAGACGAGGTGGACCAATGA
- a CDS encoding branched-chain amino acid ABC transporter ATP-binding protein/permease, whose amino-acid sequence MNGNRKRMMWIAVVVVVLALVPAVAGSFTVSLLNDIGIGALVALGLVLLTGVGGATSFGQAAFVGIAAYATAWLTTAQGMSPWIGLLFALLLTGLSALAIGMLTLRLGGHFLPLSTIAWGLSIAMLFGNVDALGRHTGLSNIPALQVAGWSLADPRSMYYLIWVVVGLACLFSHNLLQSRPGRAIRGLRGGATLLASVGADAYRVRLTLFVTAALFAGLAGWLYAHMNRFVSPSPFDVRASIEYLLMAVAGGLGQLAGALVGAALVLVLKNGLQDVLPMLTQRAGQLEAVAFATLFILLLHFARGGLMGLLRRWTRRRGGTQGASRHEAPPVDPLPHRQLPARGTQVLSVNGAVKRFGGLVAVNDVSFDVKAGEIVGLIGPNGAGKSTMFNLLTCTLPMTSGQVRFLDHDIAGMPQRQVARLGLARTFQHVKLRPHMSLLDNVALGAHSRTRSGILKAGLRLDRREEMQILQEAQRQLDRIGLGDRAHELAGSLPLGTQRILEIARALAADPVLLVLDEPAAGLRRKEKMALGDLLRKLREEGVTILIVEHDMDFVMKLVDRLVVMNFGSKLVEGVPSAVRADERVQAAYLGSVV is encoded by the coding sequence ATGAACGGCAACCGCAAACGCATGATGTGGATCGCCGTGGTGGTCGTCGTGCTGGCACTGGTGCCGGCGGTGGCGGGCAGCTTCACGGTTTCGCTGCTCAACGACATCGGCATCGGTGCGCTGGTCGCGCTCGGGCTGGTGTTGCTCACCGGCGTGGGTGGTGCGACCTCGTTCGGACAGGCGGCCTTCGTGGGCATCGCGGCCTATGCGACGGCGTGGCTCACGACCGCGCAAGGCATGTCGCCGTGGATCGGCCTCTTGTTCGCGCTGCTGCTCACGGGCCTGTCGGCGCTTGCCATCGGCATGCTCACGCTGCGGCTCGGCGGTCACTTTTTGCCGCTCAGCACGATCGCGTGGGGGCTGTCGATCGCGATGCTGTTCGGCAATGTCGATGCGCTCGGCCGGCACACGGGGCTGTCGAACATTCCGGCGCTGCAGGTCGCGGGCTGGTCGCTGGCCGATCCGCGGTCGATGTACTACCTGATCTGGGTGGTGGTCGGCCTCGCCTGCCTGTTCAGCCACAACCTGCTGCAGTCGCGCCCGGGGCGCGCGATTCGCGGGCTGCGTGGCGGCGCGACGCTCCTGGCGAGCGTGGGCGCGGATGCCTACCGCGTGCGGCTCACGCTGTTCGTCACGGCCGCGCTCTTCGCGGGGCTGGCGGGCTGGCTCTATGCGCACATGAACCGCTTCGTGAGCCCGTCGCCCTTCGACGTGCGCGCGAGCATCGAGTACCTGCTGATGGCGGTGGCCGGCGGGCTCGGCCAGTTGGCGGGCGCTCTGGTGGGTGCCGCATTGGTGCTGGTGTTGAAGAACGGCCTGCAGGACGTGCTGCCGATGCTCACGCAGCGCGCCGGGCAACTGGAGGCCGTGGCGTTCGCCACGCTCTTCATCCTGCTGCTGCACTTTGCGCGTGGCGGGTTGATGGGGTTGCTGCGGCGCTGGACGCGTCGGCGCGGCGGCACTCAGGGCGCCTCGCGCCATGAGGCGCCGCCGGTCGACCCGCTGCCGCATCGCCAACTGCCGGCGCGCGGCACACAGGTGCTGTCGGTGAACGGCGCGGTCAAGCGCTTCGGCGGGCTGGTGGCGGTGAACGACGTGAGCTTCGACGTGAAGGCCGGCGAGATCGTCGGGCTGATCGGCCCGAACGGCGCGGGCAAGTCGACCATGTTCAACCTGCTGACCTGCACGCTGCCGATGACCTCGGGGCAGGTGCGCTTTCTCGATCACGACATCGCCGGCATGCCGCAGCGGCAGGTGGCGCGGCTGGGGCTGGCGCGCACCTTCCAACATGTGAAGCTCCGGCCGCACATGAGCCTGCTGGACAACGTGGCACTGGGCGCGCACTCGCGCACGCGCTCGGGCATCCTGAAGGCGGGCCTGCGGCTCGACCGCAGGGAAGAGATGCAGATCCTGCAGGAGGCGCAGCGCCAGCTCGACCGCATCGGCCTCGGCGACCGCGCGCACGAGCTCGCGGGCAGCCTGCCGCTGGGCACGCAGCGCATCCTGGAGATCGCGCGTGCGCTGGCCGCCGACCCGGTGCTGCTGGTGCTCGACGAGCCCGCGGCGGGCCTGCGCCGCAAGGAAAAGATGGCGCTCGGCGATCTGCTGCGCAAGCTGCGCGAAGAGGGCGTGACCATCCTGATCGTCGAACACGACATGGACTTCGTGATGAAACTGGTGGACCGCCTGGTGGTGATGAACTTCGGCTCCAAGCTCGTGGAGGGCGTTCCCTCGGCGGTGCGTGCCGATGAGCGTGTGCAGGCGGCCTACCTGGGGAGCGTTGTATGA
- a CDS encoding ABC transporter ATP-binding protein: MTAMLEIGDLHVSYGQVEAVRGVSLDLQPGQIISVIGPNGAGKTTLLAAAMGLLPCKGTLRFEGEDLQGLDVEARVERGLCLVPEKRELFGELTVLDNLQLGAYAKRLRGDAMKKRLQSVYDRFPRLAERRAQRADTLSGGERQMLAVGRALMSAPRLLMLDEPSLGLAPLIVRDILTIVRKLREDGVSILLVEQNARAALESSDEGYVLETGEIALSGASAELASDPRVQATYLGGGTHDDE; this comes from the coding sequence ATGACCGCGATGCTGGAGATTGGCGACCTGCATGTGTCCTACGGACAGGTCGAGGCGGTGCGTGGTGTATCGCTCGATTTGCAGCCGGGCCAGATCATCTCGGTGATCGGCCCGAATGGCGCGGGCAAGACCACGCTGCTGGCCGCGGCCATGGGCCTCTTGCCATGCAAGGGCACGCTGCGCTTCGAGGGCGAAGACCTGCAAGGGCTCGACGTGGAAGCACGCGTGGAACGCGGGCTGTGCCTCGTGCCCGAGAAGCGCGAGCTGTTCGGCGAGCTCACCGTGCTCGACAACCTGCAGCTCGGCGCCTATGCCAAGCGGCTGCGCGGCGATGCGATGAAAAAGCGGCTGCAGTCGGTGTACGACCGCTTTCCGCGGCTGGCCGAGCGCCGCGCGCAGCGCGCCGACACGCTCTCGGGCGGCGAGCGGCAGATGCTCGCTGTGGGGCGCGCGCTGATGTCGGCGCCGCGCCTGCTAATGCTCGACGAGCCCAGCCTCGGCCTTGCGCCGCTGATCGTGCGGGACATCCTCACCATCGTGCGCAAGCTGCGCGAAGACGGCGTGTCGATCCTGCTGGTCGAGCAGAACGCCCGCGCCGCGCTCGAGAGCTCGGACGAGGGCTATGTGCTGGAGACAGGCGAGATCGCGCTCTCCGGCGCTTCGGCCGAACTCGCGAGCGATCCGCGCGTCCAGGCGACTTATCTGGGCGGAGGCACGCACGATGACGAGTGA
- a CDS encoding ATP-dependent acyl-CoA ligase: protein MTSEVRALPPGQRTLLAMLQRQSALFAGRPLLRIAGRQWTHGDAAEAAAARAGALVQASVARGDRVAVMCGNRIEFLETFLGAGWLGASVVPVNTASMGPQIEYFLANSAAKLLVIEAGFLERLKTADITRTALREVWVVGEGGAAWEPPAGVRVSVYPQGAEAIAPAAVQPGDPLAILYTSGTTGPAKGVICPHAQYFWWGVNSAEVLDVGRDDVLCTTLPLFHINALNTFAQAALTGAEVVFESRFSASGFWPSMRASGATVVYLLGAMVPILLAQPEGEGERDHRVRIGLGPGVPAAAGQAFKARTGVSLLEGYGSTETNFAIATAPDSSRGGVMGWLRPGFQACVADEDDVALPPGAAGELLLRADEPYAFASGYFNMPEKTVEAWRNLWFHTGDRVVRDADGAFRFVDRIKDAIRRRGENISSFEVEQVLLSHAAVASCAVYPVRSELAEDEVMAALVACEGAHIDPLELARFCEGRLPYFAVPRYIDVLPDLPRTENGKVQKFKLRERGVGPQTWDGRSQP from the coding sequence ATGACGAGTGAGGTGCGTGCATTGCCGCCAGGGCAGCGCACGCTGCTCGCGATGCTGCAGCGGCAGTCGGCACTGTTCGCCGGTCGTCCGTTGCTGCGGATTGCCGGGCGGCAATGGACGCACGGCGACGCGGCTGAAGCCGCTGCGGCGCGTGCCGGGGCGCTCGTGCAGGCCAGCGTGGCGCGCGGCGACCGCGTCGCGGTGATGTGCGGCAATCGCATCGAATTTCTCGAAACCTTTCTCGGAGCCGGGTGGTTGGGCGCGTCGGTCGTGCCGGTCAACACGGCGTCGATGGGGCCGCAGATCGAATACTTTCTGGCCAACAGCGCGGCGAAGCTGCTGGTGATCGAGGCGGGGTTTCTCGAACGGTTGAAGACGGCCGACATCACTCGCACGGCGTTGCGCGAGGTGTGGGTGGTGGGCGAGGGCGGCGCTGCATGGGAACCGCCTGCCGGCGTGCGCGTGTCGGTCTACCCGCAAGGGGCGGAGGCCATCGCGCCTGCCGCGGTGCAGCCGGGCGACCCGCTCGCCATCCTCTACACCTCGGGTACCACCGGTCCGGCCAAGGGCGTGATCTGCCCGCATGCGCAGTATTTCTGGTGGGGCGTGAACAGTGCCGAGGTGCTCGACGTCGGTCGCGACGACGTGCTGTGCACCACGCTGCCGCTCTTTCACATCAATGCGCTCAACACCTTCGCACAGGCCGCGCTGACCGGGGCCGAAGTGGTGTTCGAGTCGCGCTTCTCGGCGTCGGGCTTCTGGCCGTCGATGCGTGCGAGCGGCGCGACCGTGGTTTACCTGCTCGGCGCGATGGTGCCGATCCTCCTCGCGCAGCCCGAGGGCGAAGGCGAGCGCGATCACCGCGTGCGCATCGGGCTCGGGCCGGGCGTGCCGGCGGCGGCGGGGCAGGCGTTCAAGGCGCGCACCGGCGTGTCGCTGCTCGAGGGCTACGGCTCGACGGAAACCAACTTCGCGATCGCCACCGCACCCGATTCGTCGCGCGGTGGCGTCATGGGCTGGCTGCGACCCGGCTTCCAGGCCTGCGTGGCCGATGAAGACGACGTGGCGCTGCCGCCCGGCGCGGCTGGCGAACTGCTGCTGCGTGCGGACGAACCGTATGCCTTCGCGAGCGGCTACTTCAACATGCCGGAGAAGACCGTCGAGGCCTGGCGCAACCTGTGGTTCCACACGGGCGACCGCGTGGTGCGCGATGCGGACGGCGCGTTCCGCTTCGTCGACCGCATCAAGGACGCGATCCGCCGGCGCGGCGAGAACATCTCTTCGTTCGAGGTCGAGCAGGTGCTGCTGAGTCATGCGGCCGTGGCTTCGTGCGCGGTGTATCCGGTGCGGTCCGAACTTGCGGAGGACGAAGTGATGGCTGCGCTGGTGGCCTGCGAAGGTGCCCATATCGACCCGCTCGAGCTTGCGCGCTTCTGCGAAGGGCGCCTGCCTTACTTCGCTGTGCCGCGCTACATCGACGTGCTGCCCGATCTGCCGCGCACCGAGAACGGCAAGGTGCAGAAGTTCAAGCTGCGCGAGCGCGGCGTGGGGCCGCAGACCTGGGATGGCCGGTCGCAGCCTTGA
- a CDS encoding SDR family NAD(P)-dependent oxidoreductase, producing the protein MQSNLLIGRHALVTGAARGIGAEIARTLAAEGAVLTLLGRDREALQRVADTLAGSGHGVATADVADSEGVQAAFAEARAARGPIVILVNNAGAAESAPFLKTSVELWQRMLSVNLTGSFLCAQAALPDMLEAGWGRIVNIASTAGQKGYAYVSAYTAAKHGVIGLTRSLALEVARKGITVNAVCPGYTDTDILRNSVANVVGKTGRSEADALAEFSSVNPQKRIVQPSEVADAVRWLCGEGAASVTGQSISVSGGEVT; encoded by the coding sequence ATGCAATCAAATCTACTCATTGGCCGCCATGCACTCGTCACCGGCGCGGCGCGCGGCATCGGCGCCGAGATCGCCCGCACGCTGGCGGCCGAGGGCGCTGTACTGACCCTGCTGGGGCGTGACCGTGAAGCGCTCCAGCGTGTGGCCGATACGCTGGCCGGCAGCGGGCATGGCGTGGCAACTGCCGACGTGGCCGATTCGGAGGGCGTGCAGGCCGCCTTTGCAGAGGCCCGTGCAGCGCGTGGCCCGATTGTCATCCTCGTCAACAACGCTGGCGCCGCCGAGAGCGCGCCGTTTCTCAAGACCTCGGTCGAGCTCTGGCAGCGGATGCTGTCGGTGAACCTCACCGGCAGTTTCCTGTGCGCGCAGGCGGCGTTGCCCGACATGCTTGAAGCCGGCTGGGGCCGCATCGTCAACATCGCGAGCACGGCGGGGCAGAAGGGCTATGCCTACGTCTCGGCCTATACCGCGGCCAAGCACGGCGTGATCGGCCTCACGCGCTCGCTCGCGCTCGAAGTGGCGCGCAAGGGCATCACGGTGAATGCCGTGTGCCCGGGCTATACCGACACCGACATCCTGCGCAACAGCGTCGCCAACGTGGTCGGCAAGACCGGCCGGAGCGAGGCCGATGCGCTGGCGGAGTTCTCCAGCGTGAATCCGCAGAAGCGCATCGTGCAGCCATCCGAAGTGGCCGACGCAGTGCGCTGGCTGTGCGGCGAGGGTGCGGCGTCGGTCACCGGCCAGTCGATCTCTGTTTCGGGAGGAGAAGTGACATGA
- a CDS encoding MarR family transcriptional regulator, whose product MTRNDASHAALSDAEELGHEARAGHEDHAMLKLWLRMLASTTQIEAEIRRRLRERFGISLARFDYMAQLHRYKDGLKMRVLSRYLMVTGGNVTGLTDELEREGMVARAPSPDDRRAWIVSLTPAGRRTFETMASEHEQWILEMFSGLDMKTVKQMHSQLGLLRVHVMRGEATGEEG is encoded by the coding sequence ATGACACGCAACGACGCCTCGCACGCCGCGCTCAGCGACGCCGAAGAACTCGGTCACGAAGCACGCGCCGGTCACGAAGACCACGCGATGCTCAAGCTGTGGCTGCGCATGCTCGCGAGCACCACGCAGATCGAGGCCGAGATCCGCCGCCGTCTGCGCGAGCGCTTCGGCATCTCGCTCGCGCGCTTCGACTACATGGCGCAGCTCCACCGCTACAAGGACGGACTCAAGATGCGCGTGCTGTCGCGCTACCTCATGGTGACCGGCGGCAACGTGACGGGCCTGACCGACGAGCTCGAGCGCGAAGGCATGGTGGCACGCGCCCCCAGCCCCGACGACCGCCGCGCATGGATCGTGAGCCTCACGCCCGCGGGGCGGCGCACCTTCGAGACGATGGCGAGCGAGCACGAGCAGTGGATCCTCGAGATGTTCTCGGGCCTCGACATGAAGACGGTCAAGCAGATGCACAGCCAGCTCGGGTTGCTGCGCGTGCACGTGATGCGCGGCGAGGCGACGGGCGAGGAGGGCTGA
- a CDS encoding thioesterase family protein has product MSDEATHVDLAAASAEFRRPRLIRFSDCDPAGIVFYPQYFVMLNGLVEDWVNEGLGLSYHGLVAQRRIGLPTVKLEVDFRAVSRMGDQVMLGLAVERLGSRSMTLAVRCFGAESGEVRMQMTQVIVTTSLETHRAVAIPDDMRAAILRDAPALAN; this is encoded by the coding sequence ATGAGCGACGAGGCCACGCATGTCGACCTGGCGGCGGCGAGTGCGGAGTTCAGGCGACCGCGGCTGATCCGGTTTTCGGACTGCGATCCGGCGGGCATCGTGTTCTATCCGCAGTACTTCGTGATGCTCAACGGGCTCGTCGAAGACTGGGTCAACGAAGGGCTGGGGCTGAGCTACCACGGGCTCGTGGCGCAGCGCCGCATCGGTCTACCGACCGTGAAGCTCGAGGTGGACTTTCGCGCCGTGAGCCGCATGGGCGATCAAGTGATGCTCGGGCTCGCCGTGGAGCGGCTGGGTTCGCGCTCGATGACGCTGGCGGTGCGCTGCTTCGGTGCCGAAAGCGGCGAAGTGCGCATGCAGATGACTCAGGTGATCGTGACGACATCGCTCGAGACGCATCGCGCGGTCGCCATTCCGGACGACATGCGCGCGGCGATCCTGCGCGACGCACCGGCATTGGCGAATTGA
- a CDS encoding short-chain dehydrogenase, producing MRKRNTPIRMITVRPAQPRRHMVLALAQRLGIGRRVADDPSASTGRERLLEVLDLDQRVREVGEW from the coding sequence ATGCGCAAGCGCAACACCCCGATCCGGATGATCACCGTGCGCCCGGCCCAGCCGCGCAGGCACATGGTGCTGGCACTGGCACAACGCTTGGGCATCGGCAGGCGCGTGGCCGATGACCCGTCGGCCTCGACCGGCCGCGAGCGTCTGCTCGAAGTGCTCGACCTCGATCAGCGCGTGCGCGAAGTGGGCGAGTGGTAG
- a CDS encoding HNH endonuclease produces the protein MHPHVLQLDIQGTPQAWISLEQAVLHYATGSVAWEDGVLPLATLRGGFNVARGVQSRIDVAPIIALCGASKINLFDVVPGVTKGKLVRRDRHTCAYCAGVFHERDLQCEHVLPESRGGPWTWTNLVSACAVCNNRKAARTPEEAGMPLVYLPYVPSRFENFLLEGRNIRADVHEWLARRLPKGSRLQ, from the coding sequence ATGCACCCTCACGTCCTGCAACTCGATATTCAGGGCACGCCGCAAGCCTGGATTTCGCTGGAGCAGGCGGTGCTGCACTACGCCACCGGATCGGTCGCGTGGGAAGACGGCGTCCTGCCGCTGGCCACGCTGCGCGGCGGTTTCAACGTGGCGCGCGGTGTGCAGTCGCGCATCGACGTGGCACCCATCATCGCGCTGTGCGGCGCGTCGAAGATCAACCTGTTCGACGTGGTGCCGGGCGTCACCAAGGGCAAGCTGGTGCGGCGCGACCGCCATACCTGTGCGTACTGCGCAGGCGTGTTCCACGAGCGCGACCTGCAATGCGAGCACGTGCTGCCCGAATCGCGCGGCGGTCCGTGGACCTGGACCAACCTGGTGAGCGCGTGCGCCGTCTGCAACAACAGGAAGGCTGCTCGCACGCCGGAGGAAGCCGGCATGCCGCTGGTCTACCTGCCCTACGTGCCGAGCCGCTTCGAGAACTTCCTGCTCGAAGGCCGCAACATCCGCGCGGACGTGCACGAGTGGCTGGCGAGGCGGCTGCCCAAGGGCTCGCGGCTTCAGTAA
- a CDS encoding SDR family oxidoreductase, translating to MSNASTTPHVVITGAAGALGRAVAQHFLDQGARLALVDHHAGRLAEVFPGLDNSQHLLLAGDVTSAPEMAELTGQVLKAFGRVDALVHIAGGFEMGEATHALSRVSWDRMMNLNAWSFVAVTQAVLPSMIERKAGRIVAVTAKVAARGVPAMAAYIASKSALQRLVEAMAAEAAPHGVSVNSVAPSVLDTPANRQAMPGANPAEWVSTSVAAQTIGFLASPAAVALHGQHLTLDT from the coding sequence ATGAGCAATGCAAGCACCACACCCCATGTCGTGATCACCGGTGCCGCAGGCGCGCTGGGTCGTGCCGTGGCGCAGCACTTCCTCGACCAGGGCGCGCGCCTTGCGCTGGTCGATCACCACGCGGGGCGTCTGGCCGAAGTCTTTCCGGGGCTGGACAACTCGCAGCACCTGCTGCTCGCAGGCGACGTGACCTCGGCGCCCGAGATGGCCGAACTGACCGGCCAGGTGCTCAAGGCCTTCGGCCGCGTCGACGCGCTCGTGCACATCGCCGGCGGTTTCGAGATGGGCGAGGCAACGCATGCGCTGTCGCGTGTGAGCTGGGACCGGATGATGAATCTCAACGCATGGTCGTTCGTCGCTGTGACGCAGGCCGTGCTGCCCTCGATGATCGAGCGCAAGGCCGGACGCATCGTCGCGGTGACGGCGAAGGTTGCGGCGCGCGGTGTACCGGCGATGGCTGCGTACATCGCATCGAAGAGCGCATTGCAGCGTTTGGTCGAAGCAATGGCTGCCGAAGCCGCACCGCACGGCGTCAGCGTGAACAGCGTCGCGCCGAGCGTGCTGGATACGCCGGCGAATCGCCAGGCGATGCCCGGTGCCAATCCGGCCGAGTGGGTGTCGACGTCGGTCGCAGCGCAGACCATCGGCTTCCTTGCATCGCCCGCAGCCGTGGCATTGCACGGCCAGCACCTGACGCTCGACACCTGA